From a single Oceanobacillus kimchii X50 genomic region:
- the sucD gene encoding succinate--CoA ligase subunit alpha: MSVYINKDTKVIVQGITGGTARFHTKQMLDYGTKIVAGVTPKKAGTEVEGVPVYNTVKDAVVATGATASVIYVPAPFAADAIMEATDAELDLVICITEHIPVLDMVKVKRYMEGKKTRLVGPNCPGVITADETKIGIMPGYIHKKGHIGVVSRSGTLTYEAVHQLSEAGYGQTTAVGIGGDPVNGTNFIDVLDAFNQDPETEAVIMIGEIGGTAEEEAAEWVKANMNKPVVGFIGGATAPPGKRMGHAGAIISGGKGTADEKIRTMEAAGIKVADTPAVMGETMIEVLKETGLDEKCKTH, encoded by the coding sequence ATGAGTGTTTATATTAATAAAGATACAAAAGTGATTGTCCAAGGAATTACTGGCGGAACTGCACGTTTTCATACAAAACAAATGCTAGATTATGGCACTAAAATCGTTGCAGGTGTAACGCCTAAAAAAGCAGGTACAGAAGTTGAAGGAGTACCTGTATATAATACGGTAAAAGATGCTGTCGTTGCTACTGGTGCGACTGCTTCCGTTATTTATGTTCCAGCACCTTTTGCAGCAGATGCAATTATGGAAGCAACAGATGCAGAATTAGATCTTGTCATTTGTATTACGGAACATATTCCAGTATTAGATATGGTCAAAGTAAAACGTTATATGGAAGGTAAGAAGACACGCTTAGTTGGACCAAATTGTCCTGGTGTGATTACTGCAGATGAAACAAAAATTGGTATTATGCCTGGCTACATTCATAAAAAAGGTCATATTGGTGTTGTTTCTCGTTCTGGTACATTAACGTATGAAGCTGTACATCAATTATCAGAAGCCGGTTATGGTCAAACTACAGCAGTCGGTATCGGTGGAGATCCTGTAAATGGTACGAACTTTATCGATGTGTTGGATGCATTCAACCAAGATCCAGAAACAGAAGCAGTAATCATGATTGGTGAAATTGGCGGTACTGCAGAAGAAGAAGCTGCTGAATGGGTGAAAGCTAATATGAATAAACCAGTTGTTGGCTTCATTGGAGGAGCAACTGCACCTCCAGGAAAACGTATGGGACATGCTGGTGCAATCATTTCTGGTGGAAAAGGTACGGCTGATGAAAAAATACGTACGATGGAAGCTGCTGGCATCAAAGTAGCTGATACTCCTGCTGTGATGGGAGAAACGATGATTGAAGTACTAAAAGAAACAGGCTTAGATGAAAAGTGTAAAACACATTAA
- the dprA gene encoding DNA-processing protein DprA: protein MELLKAKIVHLSRCRSITRSLLRNILQLDPSLNKTYQSSASQLSGWLHISLKKAEYIYSDLHNVGLQKQVIKDMQLYQTVTIVDEYYPPMLNTIKDAPIVLYTLGDVDILKKLPSLSVIGTRNPTSQAQRKMAVILPLIQQGWVIVSGMARGIDSFAHQMALYHNGKTIAVLGGGFHHIYPSEHLPLFHEITQKGLVITEYPPDQPPKRHQFPERNRIISGLTMGTLVIEAMERSGTLITVDQALDQGREVFAIPGNPWVQQTKGCHQMIQDGAKLVQETKDITIEYEGILLEN from the coding sequence TTGGAATTATTGAAAGCGAAAATTGTCCATCTTTCTAGATGCCGTTCTATTACTCGCTCATTACTACGTAACATTCTTCAACTTGATCCTTCATTAAATAAAACTTATCAATCCTCTGCAAGTCAACTTTCCGGTTGGTTACATATTTCCTTGAAAAAAGCGGAATATATTTATTCTGATCTTCATAATGTAGGTTTACAAAAACAAGTAATTAAAGATATGCAACTTTATCAAACTGTAACCATAGTTGACGAATATTATCCACCTATGTTAAATACTATTAAGGACGCTCCTATCGTTTTATACACGTTAGGTGATGTAGATATTTTAAAGAAATTACCTAGTTTAAGTGTGATCGGAACAAGGAATCCTACATCACAAGCTCAAAGGAAAATGGCTGTTATTTTACCATTAATTCAACAAGGCTGGGTAATTGTAAGTGGTATGGCTAGAGGTATTGATAGTTTTGCTCATCAAATGGCTTTATATCACAATGGAAAAACAATCGCTGTCTTAGGGGGAGGATTTCATCATATATATCCAAGCGAGCACTTACCATTGTTTCATGAAATAACACAAAAGGGATTAGTGATTACAGAATATCCCCCTGACCAACCACCAAAACGTCACCAATTCCCAGAAAGAAATCGTATCATCAGTGGCTTGACGATGGGAACACTTGTTATTGAAGCGATGGAACGAAGTGGTACACTTATTACTGTAGATCAAGCCCTTGATCAAGGAAGAGAAGTATTTGCGATACCAGGAAATCCATGGGTGCAACAAACAAAGGGCTGTCACCAAATGATTCAAGATGGTGCAAAATTAGTCCAAGAAACAAAAGATATTACTATAGAATATGAAGGAATTTTACTTGAAAATTAA
- the topA gene encoding type I DNA topoisomerase, producing MSDYLVIVESPAKAKTIERYLGKKYTVKASMGHIRDLPKSQTGVDVENNFTPKYITIRGKGDILKELRKAAKKAKKIYLAADPDREGEAIAWHLAYILGVDPSSNCRVVFNEITKEAIKESFKNPRAIDLDLVDAQQARRVLDRLVGYNISPLLWKKVKKGLSAGRVQSVALKMIIDREKEIQNFKPEEYWSIDAKFQKDKETFEGSFYGINGKKVALKNEQDVKDIKQQLNGKTFAVDKVKKRERKKNPALPFTTSSLQQEAARKLNFRAKKTMMIAQQLYEGIDLGKKSGGITGLITYMRTDSTRISNTAKEEAKNYIKDNYGEKYLGKQGSTKNKEGAQDAHEAIRPTSAVRDPKTLKNTLSRDQLRLYKLIWERFVASQMAPAVMDTMTVHLLNNNIEFRATGSKIKFKGFMKVYVEGNDDNKKTEDKLLPDLEEGMQVDSKEIKPNQHFTQPPPRYTDARLVRTMEEIGIGRPSTYAPTLDTIQRRGYVSMDNKRFIPTELGEIKCDLMIEFFPEVVDAAFTAKMEDDLDSIEEGKIEWKQIIDSFYKDFKVRLDKAEDEMEKVEIRDEPAGIDCENCGHEMVYKMGRYGKFLACSNFPECRNTKPILKEIGVDCPKCKEGNVVERKSKKKRTFYGCDRFPECDFVSWDKPIARKCPKCESMLVEKKNKKDTQVQCTNCEYKEVAQT from the coding sequence ATGTCAGATTATTTAGTTATCGTTGAATCTCCAGCAAAAGCAAAAACGATTGAGCGATATTTAGGAAAAAAATATACAGTAAAGGCTTCCATGGGTCACATCCGTGATTTACCTAAAAGTCAAACAGGTGTAGATGTTGAAAATAATTTTACACCGAAGTATATAACCATTCGTGGTAAAGGTGATATTCTTAAAGAATTACGTAAAGCAGCAAAAAAAGCAAAAAAAATCTATCTTGCTGCCGACCCCGATAGAGAAGGAGAAGCGATTGCATGGCATCTTGCATATATTTTAGGTGTCGATCCCTCCTCTAATTGTCGAGTTGTCTTTAATGAAATTACAAAAGAGGCAATTAAAGAGTCATTCAAAAATCCACGAGCAATTGACTTAGATCTAGTTGATGCCCAACAAGCTAGAAGAGTGTTGGATCGATTGGTTGGTTATAATATTAGTCCATTACTATGGAAGAAAGTAAAAAAAGGACTAAGTGCAGGAAGAGTGCAATCAGTTGCTTTGAAAATGATTATAGACCGTGAAAAAGAAATACAAAATTTTAAGCCAGAAGAGTATTGGTCTATAGATGCAAAATTCCAAAAGGATAAGGAAACATTTGAAGGATCCTTCTATGGAATAAATGGAAAAAAAGTAGCACTAAAAAACGAACAAGATGTAAAAGATATTAAACAACAATTAAATGGGAAAACATTTGCAGTAGATAAAGTGAAGAAAAGGGAAAGAAAGAAAAATCCTGCTCTACCTTTCACTACCTCATCTCTACAACAAGAGGCTGCAAGAAAGCTAAACTTCCGTGCAAAGAAAACGATGATGATTGCGCAACAATTATATGAAGGTATTGACCTAGGTAAAAAATCCGGAGGGATTACTGGTTTAATCACATATATGCGTACTGACTCTACTAGAATATCCAATACCGCAAAAGAAGAAGCAAAGAACTATATTAAAGATAATTATGGAGAGAAGTATTTAGGTAAACAAGGATCAACGAAGAATAAAGAAGGAGCGCAAGATGCGCACGAAGCGATTCGACCAACTTCTGCTGTAAGAGATCCGAAAACTTTAAAGAATACTTTATCTAGAGACCAACTGCGTTTATATAAACTGATTTGGGAACGGTTTGTAGCTAGTCAAATGGCTCCAGCAGTGATGGATACAATGACCGTCCATTTACTAAACAATAACATTGAATTCCGAGCAACTGGATCAAAAATTAAGTTTAAGGGTTTCATGAAAGTTTACGTAGAAGGTAACGATGATAACAAGAAAACAGAAGATAAATTATTACCTGATTTAGAAGAAGGTATGCAGGTTGATTCAAAAGAAATTAAACCGAATCAGCACTTTACACAGCCGCCTCCTCGATACACAGATGCACGTCTCGTACGTACAATGGAAGAGATAGGCATAGGAAGACCATCTACCTATGCTCCTACACTAGACACTATTCAACGTAGGGGTTATGTATCGATGGATAATAAACGCTTTATTCCGACTGAGCTTGGAGAAATTAAATGTGATCTAATGATTGAATTTTTCCCTGAAGTAGTCGATGCAGCTTTTACTGCAAAAATGGAAGATGATTTAGACTCTATTGAAGAAGGAAAGATAGAGTGGAAACAAATTATTGATAGTTTTTACAAAGACTTTAAAGTAAGGCTTGATAAGGCAGAAGACGAGATGGAAAAAGTTGAAATAAGAGATGAACCAGCAGGAATCGATTGTGAGAATTGTGGTCATGAAATGGTTTATAAAATGGGGAGATATGGAAAATTCCTCGCTTGTTCAAACTTTCCAGAGTGTCGTAATACAAAACCAATCTTAAAAGAAATTGGTGTGGATTGTCCAAAATGTAAAGAAGGCAATGTGGTTGAACGAAAATCAAAGAAAAAGCGAACATTCTATGGATGTGACCGCTTCCCTGAATGCGACTTTGTTTCATGGGACAAACCAATTGCTAGAAAATGTCCAAAATGTGAGTCTATGCTAGTAGAGAAAAAGAATAAGAAAGATACACAGGTCCAGTGTACAAATTGTGAATATAAAGAAGTAGCTCAGACTTAA
- the xerC gene encoding tyrosine recombinase XerC has protein sequence MNPLEIYIDTFVEFLQIEKNASPYTVKYYRNDLEIFADFLHSEGISHIANVTYKDVRIFLTSLYKQELSRRSVSRKISTLRSFYRFLERERYVEGNPFVQLHLPKTSKPVPGFLYQEELDKLFEVNDITIPLGQRDQALLEMLYGTGIRVSECQNLRLQDIDFSIGTIFVRGKGRKERYVPFGSFAEIALETYLQEGRNKLLQKSNSDTEFIFLNSRGRHLTTRGIRTILNKIVERASLTVHVHPHKLRHTFATHLLNEGADLRSVQELLGHESLSSTQIYTHVTKDHLREAYMKSHPRANGNKR, from the coding sequence ATGAACCCATTAGAAATATATATAGACACATTTGTAGAATTTCTACAAATAGAAAAAAACGCTTCACCTTACACCGTGAAATATTATCGGAATGATCTGGAAATTTTCGCGGATTTCCTTCACTCAGAGGGGATATCTCATATTGCAAATGTAACATATAAAGATGTACGCATTTTTCTAACTTCTTTATATAAGCAAGAACTTAGCCGTAGATCCGTTTCAAGAAAAATATCTACATTAAGAAGTTTTTACAGATTTCTAGAAAGAGAACGATATGTGGAAGGAAACCCTTTTGTACAGTTACATCTACCGAAAACAAGTAAACCGGTTCCTGGTTTTTTGTATCAAGAGGAATTGGATAAATTGTTTGAGGTTAACGATATAACAATTCCATTGGGGCAAAGAGATCAAGCTTTATTAGAGATGTTATATGGAACTGGAATTCGTGTGAGTGAATGTCAAAACCTACGTTTACAAGATATCGACTTTTCAATCGGTACTATTTTTGTTCGAGGGAAAGGACGTAAAGAACGTTACGTACCATTTGGAAGTTTCGCTGAAATAGCGTTAGAGACTTATCTTCAAGAAGGAAGAAACAAGTTATTACAAAAAAGTAATTCAGACACGGAATTTATTTTTTTAAATTCCCGTGGACGTCATCTAACCACTCGAGGAATTCGTACCATTTTAAATAAAATCGTCGAAAGAGCCTCTTTGACTGTACATGTACATCCTCATAAGTTGAGACATACATTTGCAACGCATCTATTAAATGAGGGTGCTGATTTAAGATCCGTACAGGAGTTGCTCGGCCATGAAAGCCTATCCTCGACACAAATATATACACATGTGACAAAAGATCATTTGCGGGAAGCTTATATGAAAAGTCACCCTAGAGCAAATGGGAACAAAAGATGA
- the hslV gene encoding ATP-dependent protease subunit HslV, giving the protein MTMEMHATTIFAVQHLGQSAMCGDGQVTLGNSVVMKHKAKKVRTLYNGKVLAGFAGSVADAFTLFEKFETKLQSFNGNLTRASVELAQEWRTDKVLRKLEAMLIVMNKEHMYLVSGTGEVIEPDDGILAIGSGGNYALSAGRALVRHADNMSAADIARSALEVAGEICVFTNDQITLEVLE; this is encoded by the coding sequence ATGACAATGGAAATGCATGCAACAACTATTTTTGCTGTGCAACACCTGGGTCAAAGCGCCATGTGTGGAGATGGTCAAGTAACATTAGGTAACTCCGTTGTAATGAAGCACAAGGCGAAAAAAGTTCGAACTCTCTATAATGGAAAAGTTCTTGCAGGGTTTGCTGGTTCGGTAGCGGATGCGTTTACCTTGTTTGAAAAGTTTGAGACCAAGCTACAATCATTTAATGGTAATTTAACAAGAGCTTCGGTAGAACTAGCTCAAGAATGGCGTACAGATAAAGTACTTCGTAAATTAGAAGCAATGTTAATTGTGATGAATAAAGAACATATGTATTTGGTATCTGGAACTGGTGAAGTGATAGAACCTGACGACGGCATATTAGCTATAGGATCAGGTGGGAATTATGCTTTAAGTGCTGGAAGAGCGCTTGTCAGACATGCTGATAATATGTCTGCTGCTGATATAGCTCGTTCTGCATTAGAAGTTGCAGGAGAAATATGTGTGTTCACTAATGATCAAATTACATTAGAAGTACTTGAATAA
- the hslU gene encoding ATP-dependent protease ATPase subunit HslU: MGMDYTPRQIVEQLDQFIVGQRQAKKSVAVALRNRYRRMKLDEGFRDEIVPKNILMIGPTGVGKTEIARRLAKLVGAPFIKVEATKFTEVGYVGRDVESMVRDLVEMAVRMVKEEKMAGVMSEAEEEANKKLVKLLVPDSKKKSAMKNPFEMLFQSDGSDGEDEATEQDSHDEIRSKRKRITHQLSLGELEDHLVSVEIDEVPPSMFDMLQGSGMEQMGMNMQDAFGQFMPKKKKKRKLPVSEARKVLTQQEAQKLVDMDEVAQEATARAEGSGIIFIDEIDKVAGKQENAANVSREGVQRDILPIVEGSTVVTKHGTVKTDHMLFVAAGAFHMSKPSDLIPELQGRFPIRVELEKLTVEDFKRILTEPSNALIKQYQLMLQTEGINVEFTDEAIERLAEIAYQVNQNTDNIGARRLHTILEKLLEDLSYEAPEVTMEKIEITVGYVDDKLSSIVQDKDLSQFIL; encoded by the coding sequence ATGGGAATGGATTATACCCCAAGGCAAATTGTTGAGCAGTTAGACCAGTTTATTGTTGGTCAAAGGCAAGCAAAAAAATCAGTAGCGGTTGCACTTCGTAATCGTTATCGGAGAATGAAATTAGATGAAGGGTTCCGGGATGAAATTGTCCCTAAAAACATTCTCATGATTGGTCCAACCGGTGTAGGAAAAACAGAAATTGCTAGAAGACTTGCGAAATTGGTGGGAGCACCTTTTATAAAAGTTGAGGCAACAAAATTTACTGAGGTTGGGTATGTTGGTAGAGATGTAGAATCCATGGTAAGAGACTTGGTTGAAATGGCAGTGCGTATGGTAAAAGAAGAAAAAATGGCTGGAGTAATGAGTGAAGCGGAGGAAGAAGCTAATAAAAAGTTAGTAAAACTATTAGTTCCTGACTCTAAAAAGAAATCAGCTATGAAAAATCCATTCGAAATGTTATTCCAATCAGATGGATCTGATGGAGAAGATGAAGCGACGGAACAAGATTCACATGATGAAATTCGTTCAAAACGAAAAAGAATCACTCATCAATTATCTCTTGGAGAACTCGAGGATCATCTTGTTTCTGTAGAGATTGATGAAGTTCCTCCATCCATGTTTGATATGTTACAAGGATCGGGTATGGAGCAAATGGGAATGAATATGCAAGATGCTTTTGGTCAGTTTATGCCAAAGAAAAAGAAAAAAAGAAAATTACCAGTATCAGAGGCTCGTAAAGTACTCACACAACAAGAAGCTCAAAAGCTTGTAGATATGGATGAAGTAGCTCAAGAAGCTACTGCTCGTGCAGAAGGATCTGGTATTATCTTTATTGATGAAATTGATAAAGTAGCTGGTAAACAAGAGAATGCAGCAAATGTATCCAGAGAAGGTGTTCAACGAGACATTTTACCAATTGTTGAAGGTTCTACTGTTGTAACAAAACATGGAACTGTAAAAACGGATCATATGTTATTTGTTGCTGCTGGAGCTTTTCATATGTCAAAACCTTCTGATTTGATACCGGAATTACAAGGGAGATTTCCAATTCGGGTAGAACTTGAAAAATTAACAGTGGAAGATTTCAAACGTATTTTAACGGAACCTTCCAATGCTTTAATTAAGCAATATCAGCTTATGCTGCAAACAGAAGGTATAAATGTTGAATTTACTGACGAGGCTATAGAAAGACTAGCAGAAATTGCTTATCAAGTAAATCAAAACACAGATAATATTGGTGCTCGACGATTACATACGATATTAGAAAAACTTTTAGAAGATTTATCGTATGAGGCGCCAGAAGTAACAATGGAAAAAATTGAAATTACGGTTGGTTATGTCGATGATAAACTATCATCTATTGTTCAAGATAAAGATTTAAGCCAATTCATACTATAA
- the codY gene encoding GTP-sensing pleiotropic transcriptional regulator CodY: MDLLSRARKINAMLQTATGKSVNFNEMSASLRDVIRGNVYIVSRRGKLLGFAVNQEIENERMKSMLEERQFPEEYTRGLHDIRETTANLDIESTHTVFPVENKELFKDGLTTIVPIIGGGERLGTLILGRVNESFSDDDLLLGEYGATVVGMEILHEKTEEIEMEARSKAVVQMAISSLSYSELEAIDHIFEELNGKEGLLVASKIADRVGITRSVIVNALRKLESAGVIESRSLGMKGTYIKVLNDKFLVELEKLRTR; encoded by the coding sequence ATGGATTTATTAAGTAGAGCAAGAAAAATCAATGCAATGTTACAAACAGCAACAGGGAAGTCAGTGAATTTTAACGAAATGTCTGCATCATTACGCGACGTTATTCGTGGGAATGTTTATATTGTAAGTAGACGCGGAAAGCTATTAGGGTTTGCTGTAAATCAAGAGATTGAGAACGAGCGTATGAAATCTATGTTAGAAGAGCGTCAATTCCCAGAAGAATATACAAGAGGATTGCACGATATTCGTGAGACTACGGCTAACTTGGATATCGAAAGTACTCACACAGTGTTTCCGGTAGAAAACAAGGAATTATTTAAAGATGGACTTACAACAATTGTTCCGATTATCGGTGGTGGAGAACGTTTAGGTACGTTAATTTTAGGTAGAGTTAACGAAAGCTTTAGTGATGATGATTTACTATTAGGAGAATATGGTGCAACAGTAGTAGGAATGGAAATTCTGCATGAAAAAACAGAAGAAATAGAAATGGAAGCACGTAGTAAAGCTGTAGTACAAATGGCGATCAGCTCACTTTCTTACAGCGAATTAGAAGCTATTGATCATATCTTCGAAGAACTTAATGGTAAAGAAGGATTACTGGTTGCAAGTAAAATCGCAGATCGAGTAGGAATTACTCGTTCCGTAATTGTAAATGCACTACGTAAATTAGAGAGTGCCGGAGTAATTGAGTCTCGTTCACTAGGTATGAAAGGTACGTATATTAAAGTACTGAACGATAAATTCTTAGTAGAGCTAGAAAAGTTACGTACAAGATAA
- the flgB gene encoding flagellar basal body rod protein FlgB — protein sequence MDLFSGTISKLQHSLDYSTAKNNAISNNISNVDTPGYKSQNVVFKDTLENTMATIDAKRTNDRHLWFNQSFSSPYRYVTNHSTAYNHNGNNVDVDKEMAELAKNQIYYNGLIDRINGKFGSLQTVIRGGN from the coding sequence GTGGATTTATTTTCAGGTACTATATCTAAGTTACAACACTCACTAGATTATTCAACAGCGAAGAATAATGCAATTTCTAATAATATTTCAAATGTAGATACGCCCGGGTACAAATCGCAAAATGTTGTTTTTAAAGATACATTAGAAAATACAATGGCTACGATAGATGCAAAAAGAACGAACGATCGTCATTTGTGGTTTAATCAGTCATTCTCATCTCCTTATCGATATGTAACTAATCACTCTACGGCTTATAACCACAATGGGAATAATGTTGATGTTGATAAAGAAATGGCCGAGTTGGCAAAAAATCAAATCTATTATAACGGTTTGATTGATCGAATAAATGGTAAATTTGGAAGTCTGCAAACCGTGATTAGAGGAGGTAACTAG
- the flgC gene encoding flagellar basal body rod protein FlgC codes for MSIFNSMNTSASGLTAQRLRMDIVSSNVANAQSTRATINEDGEFEPYRRKMVTLQSDQTQFKNVLKHATSSASTSASGVKATSITEDDEPFKLVFNPQHPDANEQGYVEMPNVDPLKEMVDLMSATRSYEANITALNASKGMLMKALEIGK; via the coding sequence ATGTCCATATTTAATTCTATGAATACGAGTGCTAGTGGATTAACAGCGCAGCGATTAAGGATGGATATCGTTTCTTCAAACGTTGCTAATGCTCAATCTACTAGAGCAACGATAAATGAAGATGGGGAATTTGAGCCATATCGTAGAAAAATGGTTACTTTACAATCAGATCAAACTCAGTTTAAAAATGTTTTAAAACATGCAACATCTTCTGCGTCTACATCTGCGTCTGGTGTAAAAGCAACATCCATTACCGAGGATGATGAACCTTTTAAATTAGTGTTTAATCCTCAGCATCCGGATGCAAATGAACAAGGGTATGTCGAAATGCCTAATGTGGACCCTTTAAAAGAAATGGTTGACTTAATGAGTGCGACTAGGTCCTATGAGGCGAACATTACAGCTTTGAATGCTAGTAAAGGCATGTTAATGAAAGCATTAGAAATTGGTAAATAG
- the fliE gene encoding flagellar hook-basal body complex protein FliE, whose amino-acid sequence MTISIMSNNVTPIQSKELVNQVKQSPSEVQANFASTLKNAIEDLNHIQLESDKKTEAFASGKIDDLHDVMITAQKSSVTLETTVQMQKKVIDAYNEVMRMQV is encoded by the coding sequence ATGACTATTTCAATTATGAGCAATAATGTCACTCCGATTCAATCAAAAGAATTGGTTAATCAAGTTAAACAATCACCTAGTGAAGTGCAAGCGAATTTTGCTTCTACATTAAAAAATGCGATTGAAGACCTAAACCATATTCAATTAGAATCGGATAAAAAGACAGAAGCATTTGCAAGTGGGAAGATTGACGATTTGCATGATGTTATGATTACTGCACAAAAATCGAGTGTAACACTTGAAACTACTGTTCAGATGCAAAAGAAAGTGATTGACGCATATAACGAAGTAATGAGAATGCAAGTATAA
- the fliF gene encoding flagellar basal-body MS-ring/collar protein FliF yields the protein MKEKFLKGKDSLTTFWASRSKVQKGSFIGGFLLIILLIGVITFASTNTNYVPLYNNLSTQEAGQITTELESRGVPFELENGRSTITVPEEQVDTLLLDLAAMGLPNSGSIDYSFFSENTSWGITDNEFNVMKLDAMQTELANLIKSVEGIQDAQVMINVPEEPVFATEVTGEASASIVLNTQPGYQFEGNQVEGLYHLVSKAVPNLPAENIVIMNQYFEYFDQNTQQAANQDTYTHQQTVKKEVERDIQRRLQQMLGTMVGNENIVVSVTADIDFTQENRTEELVEPVDIENMEGLPVSLETIQESYVGEGAAEAGAAGTGEEDVANYPAGDNGDGEYELDKETINYEFNRIRRDIVESPYKVRDLGIQVAVNNTRNVNNEVEYLSQQEQTSVEEGISSILNSIITSSIDGEYNQDLVPDDKTSIVFQEFTETTTPGSEGTAGIPTWLYVVAGILLLVIIVLLFFLIRNRKTSEEVVDEYEEINEQTPIPDLPEKEESDATIRRKQLEKIAKEKPEDFAKLLRSWIGED from the coding sequence ATGAAGGAAAAATTTTTAAAAGGGAAGGATTCCTTAACGACATTTTGGGCTTCCCGTTCCAAAGTTCAAAAGGGAAGTTTCATAGGGGGATTTCTTCTAATCATTTTACTAATAGGTGTAATTACTTTTGCATCGACAAACACAAACTATGTACCACTCTATAACAACTTATCAACGCAAGAAGCTGGTCAAATTACTACCGAGTTAGAGTCTCGAGGCGTTCCTTTTGAGTTAGAGAATGGAAGATCAACCATTACAGTTCCGGAAGAGCAGGTTGATACATTATTGTTAGATTTGGCAGCCATGGGACTTCCAAATAGTGGTAGTATTGATTATTCATTTTTTAGTGAAAACACTTCTTGGGGCATTACAGATAATGAGTTTAACGTAATGAAGTTAGATGCCATGCAAACAGAACTTGCGAATTTAATCAAAAGTGTTGAAGGAATTCAAGATGCACAAGTAATGATAAATGTTCCAGAAGAACCAGTGTTTGCTACGGAGGTAACGGGTGAAGCAAGTGCTTCGATCGTCTTAAATACACAACCGGGATATCAGTTTGAAGGGAATCAAGTAGAAGGACTATATCATTTAGTTTCTAAAGCAGTTCCAAATTTACCGGCAGAAAATATTGTTATTATGAATCAATATTTTGAGTATTTTGATCAAAATACTCAACAAGCGGCGAATCAAGATACATATACACATCAACAAACTGTGAAAAAAGAAGTGGAAAGAGATATACAACGAAGATTGCAACAAATGCTAGGAACGATGGTAGGTAATGAAAATATTGTTGTCTCCGTTACAGCAGACATAGATTTTACGCAAGAGAATCGAACAGAAGAATTAGTGGAACCAGTAGACATAGAAAATATGGAAGGATTACCAGTTAGTTTAGAAACTATTCAAGAATCTTACGTTGGTGAAGGTGCAGCAGAGGCTGGAGCAGCAGGTACTGGTGAGGAAGACGTAGCCAACTATCCAGCTGGTGATAATGGAGACGGAGAGTATGAACTAGATAAAGAAACGATTAATTATGAATTTAATCGAATTCGTCGTGATATTGTAGAAAGTCCTTATAAAGTTCGAGATTTAGGTATTCAAGTGGCAGTGAACAATACGAGAAATGTAAATAATGAGGTAGAGTACCTCTCACAACAAGAGCAGACCTCTGTAGAGGAAGGGATAAGTTCCATTTTAAATTCGATTATTACTTCATCTATCGATGGTGAGTACAACCAAGATTTAGTACCTGATGATAAAACCTCAATCGTATTTCAAGAATTTACAGAAACAACTACACCAGGCTCAGAAGGTACAGCTGGTATTCCAACTTGGTTGTATGTTGTAGCAGGAATCTTACTACTCGTTATTATTGTATTATTGTTCTTCTTAATACGAAATCGAAAAACATCCGAAGAAGTAGTCGATGAGTATGAAGAAATAAATGAGCAAACACCGATACCGGACTTGCCAGAAAAAGAAGAATCAGATGCTACCATCAGAAGAAAGCAATTAGAGAAAATAGCAAAAGAAAAACCAGAGGATTTTGCAAAACTATTGCGTAGCTGGATTGGTGAAGATTAG